DNA sequence from the Leptolyngbya sp. SIO1E4 genome:
GGAACTAGCCCTCCCTCTTGGCATAGCGCTGCATAGCGAGCAAGCGCATGGGCATTCGCCTCAATGCAGGCAGGGCTGGGAATGCCATCGCCAATGGTAATCACCGCTCGCCATTTGGCAAACCGAGCGCCCATTTGATAGTACTCGGCAACGCGATCGCGCAGCCCATCTAAACCTTCTGTAACCGTCTCATTGGGGTGACCGGCCAACTCTTTGGCACCCGTATCAACTTTGATACCGGGAATCATACCCGCCTCTGTGATCACCCTTAGGAAAGGCACACCATCTTGGGTCGATTGGCGAATCGTCTCATCGTAGAGAATGGGACCGCTGATATAGCTCGACAGATTAGACGTGGTCAAAATCAGCTGTCGATAGGCCTGACGATATTCTTCAGTTGCCGGAATACCCAGCTTTTGGAACCGCTTATTGCAGGTGCCATTGCTCTCATCCATGGCCAAAATGCCTTTACCTCTGGCAACCATCGCCTTGGCCGTTTCTTTTAGCTCCTGCGCGTAGGCACTCATATGAACCTCCTCAAAGGTGGGGTGCGTCATTTCTTTTCTTATTGATATATAATCTCATTAAGTTAAGCCTGTCAAATGAAGATAAAATTCAAGTTCTTGACACCTAAGCAGAAGGATTAGGCTGAGCAGCACTCTGCGCTCCTGTCCCAAATCCAATGTTAGGGAACTATTTTGAGGGTTTTATTCTCAGTGCAAGAGGATTTCAATGGATTCCCATAGATGCAAATTAATCTCAAATAATTCTTATTTTATTGAGAATTGATCTAAATTAGAGTTTAGTGCCAGGACACCCCATGAATGCAGTCAGTCAGGCGATCACCCCTGAGTTAGCCAGTAAAATTGCTTACCTCGCCGTTCTCTTCCGAGCAGAATTTTGCGACGCTCGAGTTGACTTGAGTCCCTGGCTGACCGACACTGAAACCCAGCGTCAGCTAGATCTTCACTCCATTGATCTCAGCTTTCATTTCTTAACGGGGAATTTGGGGCTGGCATGCGATTGCGTCCTAATGCAAATTCATTTTTCTGAAGGGCTTTTGAAACCAACCTGTCAGCTCCTCGCCGTTGAGACTCATGGTTACCGTCGCACTCAACAGCAGTGGCAATTTTCGACTGCTAGCAGAGGCTTTGAGGGGAAATATCTACCCGAACAGGAATATCAGGCAAGATTCAGAAAGCTGGTTCACCAAATTGTCAAGCTGTTTGAATTCCCCAATCAGGCCAGAACCCCTTCAGATCACCGCTGAATGCTGAGATAGCAAGCCCGCAAATTCATCACCCCCTCCGCCCCAAATTTCGACCAGAACATACCCGATTGCTTAAGCCGAACAGTAGACCATCCGTCGGTTGGAATTCTCCATGACGACAGAATCAACCCTGAGCCCCTGCTAACGATAGGACTGATCATCGATGCGGTTCTGATTGTGTCGAATTGATGTAAAACAGTCCTCAGGGATGAAGGTGCCTTATGCCTCAGCACATTCAGCGTCGTCATTTTCTACAGCTTGCGGGGGGCACCCTCGCGACCCTGGGCCTGAGCCAGCTCGACTTTTATCGTCAGGCTCGGCAATACGATCGCGCCTTAGCCCAACCCACCCGACGCAAGCTGGCGTTACTGGTAGGCATCAATCGCTACCCCAGCCCCATTCCATCCCTGCGGGGGTGCCTGACCGATGTGGAACTGCAGTACGAACTGCTCGTTCACCGTTACGGCTTTAACCCCCGCGACATTTTGGTGGTTAGCGATAGTGCCTTAACCCTGCCCGGTCAGGCGATCGTGTCACCGCCTACGCGCCAAAACATTTTGACCGCCTTTGAAACTCACCTGATCGAGCAAGCCCAGCCGGGGGATGTGGTTCTTTTTCACTATTCAGGGCACGGGGCTTATGTCTTAGATGACAATGGCATTCCCGAGTTTAGCGGCCTTAACGGCACCCTGCTGCCCTATGACGGCAGGGCTCAGGGGGGCGATCGCGTTGACGACATCATGGGGAAGACGCTTTTTTTGCTGAGCCTGGCGCTGCCCACGGAATATGTCACCCTGGTCTTAGACAGCTGCCATTCCGGGGGCGGTGTTCGGGGCAATCAGCTTGTGCGCGCCTTTGACACCCTCAATGCCCGGCCTAGCGATCGCGAACTGGCCTATCAGACCCAGTGGATGAGCCGCCTCAACCTCACCCCTGCAGAGCTGCAGACACGACGGCAACAGGGAATTGCCAAAGGGGTGGCCCTGGGGTCAGCCCAGATTAGTCAGTTATCCTCAGATGCTGCCTTCGACGGCTTCTATGCGGGTGCGTTTACCTATCTGCTGACGCGATACCTGTGGCAGCTGCCCACCCAACAGCCGTTGAGTGACACCTTTGTTAACCTGGCCCGCAGCACCCGAACGGTGGCCAACACCTCAGGCATCGCCCAAGATCCGATTTACGCCATCGCCCCCGATCGCGCCTGGGACACGAACCCGACCTATTTGCTGAGCCCAGCCCAGTTACCGGCAGAAGCCGTCATCCGCAGCCTTGAAGGTGATCAGGTAGTGTTTTGGCTGGGGGGCATGTCGGTCAACAACTTATCCACACAGCAGGCCGTTTTTAGCCTCGTGGACGATCGCGGACACCCAGTCGGTGAAGTCCTTCAAACAGAACGCAATGGCCTGGTTGGGCGCGGCACCCTTAACCGAGTTTCTCGGCAGCAACCGCAGCCAGGGCAGCTGATGCGCGAGCAAATTCGGGGAGTGCCCCTGAATTTGACCCTACGGGTTGGCCTCGACCCCTCACTGACCGATGAGTCAGCGGACGCCCTGGCCACCCTCAATGCCATCTCACGCGTCGAGGGTGTACCGGTTACTCAAGAAATCCCCATCGACTATTTACTGGCAAGGTTCACAGAGGCCGTGCAAGCGCAGGCCCAACAGCACCAGGGGGCGATCGCCGCGACCCTTAACAGCATCGGCCTCTTGACCCCCGATCTGACCCCCGTTCCCGACACTGTTGGCGTTGCCAACGAGCCCCTTCCCGAGGCCATTCAGCGGCTGCGCCCGCGTTTCAAAATGCTCTTGGCCGGTAAAATGCTGAGCACCCTGATTAACAGCAGCGCCTCTGGCCTCACGGTTGAAACTGCCCTCCTGCTATCTGACCGTGAGACCGTGCTGTTATCTGTCGGTAGCCGTTCCGCCCAGGAAGCCGGGCAGACGACTCAAGGGGGGTCGAGCCTGGTACAACTCTCAGCGGGCACCGAAATTCAGATACAGGTGAAGAATTACGAACCTCGGGATCTCTTTATCAGCGTTTTGTCTATCGCGAGCACGGGCGAGATGGCCATTTTGCACCCCGTCGTTTGGGATGCCCCAGACGAAGCTGCTCGCATCTTGGCGGGGCAAACCCTTCGGGTTCCCTCCTCCCAGGGAGGCCGCGATCGCTTTCGGTTCGTGGCTCGTGGCCCCGCTGGCTTTTTTGAGCTGATGGTGCTGGCCAGCACGGAGCCCCTACAAGCAGCCCTGCGCAGCCTGCAAACCATCGCTCGCGGGCGCGGCACTCGCTCCGGCAACCCCCTGCAGTTTGCCGAAGGGCGCCGGGGGACAGAGGAAACGGACGATGCCCCAGTCGATGTGGTCGATGCCCTCCTGAGCGATCTGGATCGCGGTGCCCGGGGCGGCCTTGCCGTCATTAGCAATAGCCAACGGGTCGACACCCAGCACCTTGCCGCCTTCTCAATGGTGATTGAAGTAGTAGACTAAACACCCCATTGCTGGCATGATTTTTTAAGGTTTTTTCATCTAAAAAGAGTTGGTAGAAATCCTTTTTCAGTCATCAATTAAAAATAGGAAATGTAACGTTTTCAAACAGTCCTGAGCATCCCAAAAATCTATCCTAACTATTAACAAACTTGATATGTTCCTGTTATCTACTGCGCTGTTAGCCCCGCTTCCTCAGCCTGACTTAGCCGTCTCTAGCCCGCCCCAACCGCCATCAGAGACTGTTCTGTTTCACAGCGATCGCCAGGGTGCACAAAAGATTGCACAAGGCCCAGTCACCCCCGCAGGCAGACCCGATTTACCCCCCGAGCCCGA
Encoded proteins:
- a CDS encoding fructose-bisphosphate aldolase class I; its protein translation is MSAYAQELKETAKAMVARGKGILAMDESNGTCNKRFQKLGIPATEEYRQAYRQLILTTSNLSSYISGPILYDETIRQSTQDGVPFLRVITEAGMIPGIKVDTGAKELAGHPNETVTEGLDGLRDRVAEYYQMGARFAKWRAVITIGDGIPSPACIEANAHALARYAALCQEGGLVPIVEPEVLIDGEHTLDHCWHVTDATLHEVFNQLHTQNVAFDQMILKPSMVIPGKACPQQASVEAVAEATISCLLKNVPASVAGIAFLSGGQSMEQSSAHLNAMNAIFGSQCPWPVTFSYARAIQQPALDYWSGDASRISEAQTRLLKRAQCNSAASLGEYSSDMEKTLATV
- a CDS encoding caspase family protein, with the protein product MPQHIQRRHFLQLAGGTLATLGLSQLDFYRQARQYDRALAQPTRRKLALLVGINRYPSPIPSLRGCLTDVELQYELLVHRYGFNPRDILVVSDSALTLPGQAIVSPPTRQNILTAFETHLIEQAQPGDVVLFHYSGHGAYVLDDNGIPEFSGLNGTLLPYDGRAQGGDRVDDIMGKTLFLLSLALPTEYVTLVLDSCHSGGGVRGNQLVRAFDTLNARPSDRELAYQTQWMSRLNLTPAELQTRRQQGIAKGVALGSAQISQLSSDAAFDGFYAGAFTYLLTRYLWQLPTQQPLSDTFVNLARSTRTVANTSGIAQDPIYAIAPDRAWDTNPTYLLSPAQLPAEAVIRSLEGDQVVFWLGGMSVNNLSTQQAVFSLVDDRGHPVGEVLQTERNGLVGRGTLNRVSRQQPQPGQLMREQIRGVPLNLTLRVGLDPSLTDESADALATLNAISRVEGVPVTQEIPIDYLLARFTEAVQAQAQQHQGAIAATLNSIGLLTPDLTPVPDTVGVANEPLPEAIQRLRPRFKMLLAGKMLSTLINSSASGLTVETALLLSDRETVLLSVGSRSAQEAGQTTQGGSSLVQLSAGTEIQIQVKNYEPRDLFISVLSIASTGEMAILHPVVWDAPDEAARILAGQTLRVPSSQGGRDRFRFVARGPAGFFELMVLASTEPLQAALRSLQTIARGRGTRSGNPLQFAEGRRGTEETDDAPVDVVDALLSDLDRGARGGLAVISNSQRVDTQHLAAFSMVIEVVD